A single Microbacterium protaetiae DNA region contains:
- a CDS encoding bifunctional shikimate kinase/3-dehydroquinate synthase, which produces MVVLIGFMGAGKSTVGRIVADLLGAPFVDSDVLIERREGRSIREMFDLHGEPYFRQIERAVVAELLEDRTAVVALGGGAALDPEIGRMLSSHTVVYLQVPYEQAMERINGDAFRPLLQTSGVRKVYERRLPVYDALATMRIDTDGRRADDVAVEILRALVPPPALPGASSRLITTVGGTYFAHAGPRLTHVASDLIPAADTAEHVVIISTASDSVVTDAVAAQFSDERVVRVMMDDHESSKTFGVIARIAEQMATRAVHRSDIVVGVGGEVICDVAGLVASLFNRGMPLALIPTTLVAQADSALGGKNAISLPQGRNLIGTIHQPIAVIADTAVAAQAGQRGYSAGLAEIAKHALLGGRSAVARVLALAAGLRGREPDAVYEAVCASQEFKAAIVCRDERENGERAFLNYGHTFGHAIEWLTGLDASEDGTPVAVGMMAAAHLAHVQGRLTREDVEVHRRLLDALGLTTRATVDLDRLQGAFMRDKKYDHGVRLILLDGIGQPVSGRTATADELSVALHALARD; this is translated from the coding sequence ATGGTAGTTCTGATCGGTTTCATGGGTGCCGGCAAGTCCACGGTCGGCCGCATCGTCGCCGACCTGTTGGGAGCCCCTTTCGTCGACAGCGACGTCTTGATCGAGCGGCGCGAGGGGCGCTCGATACGGGAGATGTTCGATCTGCATGGCGAGCCGTATTTTCGGCAGATCGAACGCGCGGTGGTCGCCGAGCTGTTGGAGGATCGCACCGCCGTCGTCGCGCTCGGTGGCGGAGCTGCACTCGATCCTGAGATCGGCAGGATGCTCTCTTCGCACACCGTCGTGTATCTCCAGGTGCCGTATGAGCAGGCGATGGAGCGGATCAACGGCGACGCTTTCCGCCCGCTCCTGCAGACATCCGGCGTGCGCAAGGTCTACGAACGGCGGCTTCCGGTGTATGACGCCCTCGCAACGATGCGCATCGACACTGATGGCCGCCGGGCTGACGATGTCGCCGTGGAGATCCTACGTGCTCTGGTGCCTCCGCCCGCGTTGCCTGGCGCGTCGAGTCGACTGATCACGACCGTCGGCGGGACGTACTTCGCGCACGCGGGGCCGCGACTGACGCACGTGGCGAGCGACTTGATTCCCGCGGCAGACACGGCTGAGCACGTCGTGATCATCTCCACCGCCTCCGACAGCGTGGTGACGGATGCCGTGGCCGCACAGTTCTCCGACGAGCGCGTCGTGCGGGTCATGATGGATGATCACGAATCCAGTAAGACGTTCGGGGTGATCGCACGCATCGCCGAGCAGATGGCGACGCGTGCGGTCCATCGCAGCGACATCGTGGTCGGGGTCGGGGGCGAAGTCATCTGCGACGTCGCGGGCCTGGTCGCGTCGTTGTTCAACCGGGGAATGCCCCTCGCCCTCATCCCCACTACCCTCGTCGCCCAGGCAGACTCCGCGCTCGGTGGAAAGAACGCGATAAGCCTGCCGCAGGGGCGCAACCTCATCGGCACCATCCATCAGCCGATCGCTGTGATCGCCGACACCGCCGTCGCCGCGCAGGCGGGGCAGCGCGGATATAGTGCTGGCCTCGCCGAAATCGCCAAGCACGCGTTGCTCGGCGGCCGGTCGGCGGTCGCACGCGTCCTGGCGCTGGCCGCGGGACTGCGAGGTCGAGAACCCGATGCCGTGTATGAGGCGGTGTGCGCCAGTCAGGAGTTCAAGGCTGCGATCGTCTGCCGTGATGAGCGCGAGAACGGGGAACGCGCCTTCTTGAACTACGGGCACACGTTCGGGCATGCGATCGAATGGCTCACGGGCCTGGATGCGAGCGAAGACGGCACACCCGTCGCGGTCGGCATGATGGCAGCCGCACACCTCGCCCACGTTCAAGGCAGACTCACCCGCGAAGACGTCGAGGTCCATCGACGGCTTTTGGACGCCCTGGGTCTTACCACCCGAGCCACGGTCGACCTCGATCGCCTGCAGGGCGCCTTCATGCGCGATAAGAAGTATGACCACGGCGTGCGGTTGATCCTGCTGGACGGCATCGGCCAGCCCGTCAGCGGTCGTACTGCGACAGCCGATGAGTTGTCTGTGGCGCTGCACGCGCTCGCCCGCGACTGA
- a CDS encoding branched-chain amino acid ABC transporter permease, producing the protein MQFVLQTLVGGIGLGAIYVLVALGFSLVYRTMGLVNFAHGDILMVGAYLAATFFISAKMPFWVAMIIAIVATAVIGLVIERILRPLENKDFDLMLIGTIGFGIMLEGIAILIWGTTGEAVPTPIGGAPFELFGIFIKRYELVVVVVAALASLVLWLFLDRTKQGIAMQAVAINHEEATALGINVGRSNAIAFAIGSGLAALAGGLAGPILYVSPTFGSSLGIMGFSAAILGGFGNIKGAIVGGLLFGILYAFASGLSQGYADLVAFVVFALIVIVRPTGIFGESTVNRA; encoded by the coding sequence ATGCAGTTCGTACTGCAGACCCTTGTCGGAGGGATCGGGCTCGGGGCGATCTACGTCCTGGTCGCGCTCGGCTTCTCTCTGGTCTATCGCACGATGGGCCTGGTCAACTTCGCCCACGGCGACATCCTCATGGTCGGCGCGTATCTCGCGGCCACTTTCTTCATCTCGGCGAAGATGCCGTTCTGGGTGGCGATGATCATCGCGATCGTCGCGACCGCCGTCATCGGTCTCGTGATCGAGCGCATTCTGCGACCGCTCGAGAACAAGGACTTCGATCTGATGCTGATCGGCACGATCGGCTTCGGGATCATGCTCGAGGGCATCGCCATCCTCATCTGGGGGACCACCGGCGAAGCAGTGCCCACGCCCATCGGCGGTGCGCCCTTCGAGTTGTTCGGGATCTTCATCAAGCGCTACGAGCTCGTCGTCGTCGTCGTCGCGGCCTTGGCATCGCTCGTGCTCTGGCTGTTCCTGGACCGCACCAAGCAGGGCATCGCCATGCAAGCAGTCGCGATCAACCACGAAGAGGCCACTGCGCTGGGCATCAACGTCGGGCGTAGCAACGCCATCGCCTTCGCGATCGGTTCAGGGTTGGCGGCACTGGCGGGCGGTCTGGCCGGTCCGATCCTCTACGTGAGCCCGACGTTCGGATCGAGTCTGGGGATCATGGGGTTCTCGGCGGCGATCCTCGGCGGCTTCGGCAACATCAAGGGTGCGATCGTCGGCGGCCTGCTCTTCGGAATCCTGTACGCGTTCGCCTCCGGACTCTCGCAGGGGTATGCCGATCTTGTCGCCTTCGTCGTCTTCGCCCTGATCGTGATCGTCCGTCCCACCGGGATCTTCGGAGAAAGCACGGTGAACCGCGCATGA
- the pcaC gene encoding 4-carboxymuconolactone decarboxylase, giving the protein MSGRSSDQERFEAGMIVRREVLSDAHVDAANEKITELTADFQDFITRTAWGDVWSRPGLDRRSRSIAVITSLIAHGHHEELAMHLRAGLRNGLTVDEIKEVILQSAIYSGVPAANTAFRIAQQVFTEA; this is encoded by the coding sequence ATGAGCGGCCGTTCGAGTGACCAGGAGCGCTTCGAGGCGGGCATGATCGTGCGCCGCGAGGTGCTCTCCGATGCGCACGTGGATGCCGCGAATGAGAAGATCACCGAGCTGACCGCCGACTTCCAGGACTTCATCACGCGCACGGCGTGGGGCGACGTGTGGTCGCGGCCGGGCCTTGACCGCCGTTCGCGCTCGATCGCCGTGATCACCTCGCTGATCGCGCACGGCCATCACGAGGAGTTGGCCATGCACCTGCGCGCGGGGCTGCGCAACGGGCTGACCGTCGACGAGATCAAAGAAGTGATTCTGCAGTCGGCGATCTACTCCGGCGTGCCCGCCGCCAACACGGCCTTCCGCATCGCGCAGCAGGTCTTCACCGAGGCCTGA
- a CDS encoding ABC transporter substrate-binding protein, which produces MVQRRIRTAALFAGAAALGMLLAGCSAPGANKGANATDSSGPIKIAIVDAQSGQLSSLGDWEAKGAKMAFDEQNAAGGIDGRKIVYTVYDDQGDPTTSTNLANKLASDGNIAMIGTAESADSLAMAPIMAQNKIPMITSGQSPKLGELHNSFVFLNSPSSTAYDETLAKYLVNDKGYTSIAMISNNGAYGAGERDAFKASLKDLSVSPAADQVVTPDQKDFSSALTQIRGKNPKVLFIGAEEVETGLIVKQARQLGIDAVIAGGAPAGTPVYVKTAGIDNAEGTIVSTPYLGNDTNDQTKKFAADYKAKYNETGELHGAKAYDGAKILIQALQNSKVATGQALSDAIRAVKYDGLVGHFDFDENGIGVHETQIGEIDQDGNLVAANG; this is translated from the coding sequence ATGGTTCAACGTCGAATCAGGACAGCGGCGCTGTTCGCCGGCGCGGCAGCGCTGGGAATGCTGTTGGCAGGGTGCTCGGCGCCTGGAGCGAACAAGGGCGCGAACGCCACCGACTCGAGCGGTCCGATCAAGATCGCAATCGTCGATGCGCAGAGCGGCCAGCTCAGCTCGCTGGGCGATTGGGAGGCCAAGGGAGCCAAGATGGCCTTCGACGAGCAGAACGCCGCCGGCGGCATCGATGGTCGCAAGATCGTCTACACCGTCTACGACGACCAGGGTGATCCGACCACGAGCACGAACCTCGCCAACAAGCTCGCCAGCGATGGGAACATCGCGATGATCGGAACGGCCGAGAGCGCCGACTCGTTGGCGATGGCGCCGATCATGGCTCAGAACAAGATTCCGATGATCACGTCGGGTCAGTCGCCCAAACTCGGCGAATTGCACAACTCGTTCGTCTTCTTGAACAGTCCATCCAGCACGGCCTACGACGAGACGCTCGCGAAGTACCTCGTCAACGACAAGGGCTACACATCGATCGCGATGATCAGCAACAACGGGGCGTACGGAGCCGGTGAGCGCGATGCGTTCAAGGCATCTCTGAAAGACCTCAGCGTGTCACCGGCGGCTGACCAGGTCGTCACGCCCGACCAGAAGGACTTCAGCTCTGCGTTGACGCAGATCCGCGGAAAGAACCCGAAGGTGCTGTTCATCGGCGCCGAAGAGGTCGAAACTGGTTTGATCGTGAAGCAGGCACGTCAGCTCGGCATCGACGCCGTCATCGCCGGCGGTGCTCCGGCAGGAACACCCGTGTACGTCAAGACGGCGGGTATAGACAACGCCGAGGGCACCATCGTGAGCACGCCGTACCTCGGCAACGACACGAACGACCAGACCAAGAAGTTCGCTGCCGACTACAAGGCGAAGTACAACGAGACAGGCGAGCTGCACGGCGCGAAGGCATACGACGGGGCGAAGATCCTCATCCAGGCCCTGCAGAATTCGAAGGTCGCCACCGGTCAAGCACTCAGCGACGCGATCCGCGCCGTGAAGTACGACGGCCTCGTCGGTCACTTCGACTTCGATGAGAACGGCATCGGCGTTCATGAGACGCAGATCGGCGAGATCGACCAAGACGGCAACCTCGTCGCGGCGAACGGCTGA
- a CDS encoding alpha/beta fold hydrolase → MTVPSLAVTEPVGPDGAPLLLLGPSLGTSTILWEEVVPHLAESWRVAAWDLPGHGVSPKATAAFSVADLADGVADIAGRLGATRLAYAGVSLGGAVGLELVLRHPDLVGAAAIICSGAKILSPIDWHDRAAHVRAQSTSSLVVPSAQRWFAPESLAKHPVITGRLLHALQDADDESYALCCEALADYDVRDRLGEITAPVLAIWGRHDLVCPEASAVEIARGVQNGDAQEVPDAAHLAPAEDPELTTRLLRDFFAGSIR, encoded by the coding sequence ATGACAGTCCCCTCGCTCGCCGTCACCGAACCCGTCGGCCCCGACGGTGCGCCGCTTCTGCTGCTGGGCCCGTCATTGGGCACCTCGACGATCCTCTGGGAAGAGGTCGTGCCGCACCTGGCCGAGTCGTGGCGGGTGGCCGCGTGGGACCTTCCGGGTCACGGCGTCTCGCCGAAGGCGACCGCCGCGTTCTCGGTCGCCGACCTGGCCGACGGTGTCGCCGACATCGCGGGCCGGCTGGGGGCGACACGCCTCGCATACGCCGGAGTGTCGCTGGGCGGCGCAGTCGGGCTCGAGCTCGTGCTGCGGCATCCCGACCTCGTGGGCGCCGCCGCGATCATCTGCTCGGGCGCCAAGATCCTCAGCCCGATCGACTGGCACGACCGCGCCGCGCACGTGCGCGCGCAGAGCACGTCGTCGCTCGTCGTGCCGTCGGCGCAGCGCTGGTTCGCGCCCGAGTCGTTGGCCAAGCACCCGGTCATCACCGGGCGCCTGCTGCACGCCCTGCAAGACGCTGACGACGAGAGCTACGCGCTGTGCTGCGAGGCGTTGGCCGACTATGACGTGCGCGATCGCCTCGGCGAGATCACCGCGCCGGTGTTGGCGATCTGGGGCCGCCACGACCTGGTGTGTCCCGAGGCGTCTGCCGTCGAGATCGCCCGCGGCGTGCAGAACGGTGACGCTCAGGAGGTTCCGGATGCCGCGCACTTGGCGCCCGCCGAAGACCCTGAGCTGACCACCCGACTGTTGCGCGACTTCTTCGCGGGGAGCATCCGATGA
- a CDS encoding cobalamin-independent methionine synthase II family protein, whose protein sequence is MAHIATTTAGSLPRTQALIDANGARELADDGFTLNTTPEFDELVTAAVADVVRRQREAGITLVGDGEFGKAMSSAVDYGAWWSYSFQRVNGLSLTDVNPITAAPEAGSDLAGARAVRSEPGKIRLTSFIDRRDRQLFPAVYRDAETVPAGRIATAFPTTTGAISYRGQDAVASDIRHLKAALQPGEQGFLTAISPGSAARVVNTFYASEQEHIDAWADALREEYRAITDAGLVLQIDDPSLAENWDQINPEPSVEDYQAFTKIRIDALNRAIDGLPKEQVRLHLCWGSWHGPHTTDIELRHILPVVLQANVGSISFEAGNVRHEHEWAVWRDAAVPADLVLVPGVVSHATNVVEHPDLVAERIGRFVSIVGPERVIASTDCGLGGRVHPDIAWAKLAALGEGARRAG, encoded by the coding sequence ATGGCACACATCGCCACGACCACAGCGGGAAGCCTTCCCCGCACCCAGGCTCTCATCGACGCGAACGGCGCGCGCGAGCTCGCCGACGACGGATTCACACTGAACACGACGCCCGAGTTCGACGAACTCGTCACCGCCGCGGTGGCCGATGTCGTGCGCCGACAGCGCGAGGCGGGGATCACGCTCGTCGGCGACGGCGAGTTCGGCAAGGCGATGTCGAGCGCGGTCGACTACGGCGCCTGGTGGTCGTACTCGTTCCAGCGCGTGAACGGCCTCTCGCTGACCGACGTGAACCCGATCACCGCGGCCCCCGAGGCCGGCTCCGACCTGGCCGGAGCACGCGCGGTGCGCTCCGAGCCCGGCAAGATCCGGCTCACCTCGTTCATCGACCGCCGCGACCGGCAACTCTTCCCCGCTGTCTACCGCGACGCCGAGACGGTGCCGGCCGGACGCATAGCGACGGCGTTCCCGACCACGACGGGCGCGATCTCGTATCGCGGACAGGATGCCGTGGCCAGCGACATCCGTCATCTGAAGGCCGCCCTGCAGCCTGGCGAGCAGGGCTTCCTCACGGCGATCTCGCCGGGCAGCGCCGCCCGGGTCGTGAACACCTTCTACGCAAGCGAGCAGGAGCACATCGACGCGTGGGCCGACGCGCTGCGCGAGGAGTACAGGGCGATCACCGACGCCGGGCTGGTGTTGCAGATCGACGACCCGTCACTGGCCGAGAACTGGGATCAGATCAACCCCGAGCCCTCGGTGGAGGACTACCAGGCGTTCACGAAGATCCGCATCGACGCCCTCAACCGGGCGATCGATGGGCTGCCGAAAGAGCAGGTGCGCCTGCACCTGTGCTGGGGCTCGTGGCACGGACCGCACACCACCGACATCGAGCTGCGCCACATTCTGCCTGTCGTGCTGCAGGCCAACGTCGGCTCGATATCGTTCGAGGCCGGAAACGTGCGCCACGAGCATGAGTGGGCGGTGTGGCGGGATGCCGCGGTGCCGGCTGATCTCGTGCTGGTTCCCGGTGTCGTCAGCCACGCGACGAACGTCGTCGAGCACCCCGACCTGGTGGCCGAGCGCATCGGCCGATTCGTCTCGATCGTGGGGCCGGAGCGCGTCATCGCCTCGACCGACTGCGGCCTGGGCGGACGCGTGCACCCCGACATTGCGTGGGCGAAGCTGGCCGCGCTCGGCGAGGGCGCGCGCCGAGCGGGCTGA
- a CDS encoding ABC transporter permease subunit, translating into MMLKKTAAIGLPLLVLFVLSLIFPYLVDPYTIHVSNVAMVFGLLAIGLFLSMGIAGQFDLAQVAFLGVGAYTAAILTLHLGWNFWLAALAGVVISIIVSLFVGIPALRVQSHYLAIVTLGLSLAFTSLVINLPITGQAEGLSGIPSPVFFGVDLADDYLFYYFGLAILILGIAFAAFIVHTRLGRRMRAMRDDHLAAAAMGTRVPVLRMIAFAFGGLYGGVAGGLYAGLIRFVAPESFSLANMFLLLAMVIIGGRHSLPGVVIGAVGLIFVRSWLADFSIYAQLGYGALVVIFVVFLPTGIAGIPARLHQLWKSRRRASDTAGGMAVAPYVSYAVDAPDAVAPPHDDAPVVLQATDVVKSFKGLKALAGVSLTVRRAEIRGLVGPNGSGKTTLFNVLSGIHPPTSGTVEVLGTRSTTTPSYRLSLRGVARTFQNLRLFSLLSVRENVMMGVDRTKSRWSWRYIIRPISVLRADGRMRREADEILERYGLLSLADAVPSELSYGAQRRVEIARAMATKPKLLLLDEPAAGLNGDEVNQLKAIVNDIRATGVTVIIIEHNMGLVMSMCDRVTVLSTGKVIADGLPEDVGQSPEVIEAYLGDDAKLEKEMLDATNDQTEGTGR; encoded by the coding sequence ATGATGCTCAAGAAAACGGCGGCGATCGGGCTGCCCCTTCTCGTTCTGTTCGTGCTGTCGCTGATCTTCCCCTACCTCGTGGATCCGTACACGATCCACGTGAGCAATGTCGCGATGGTGTTCGGTCTGCTGGCCATCGGCTTGTTCCTGTCGATGGGGATCGCCGGTCAGTTCGACCTCGCGCAGGTAGCATTCCTCGGTGTCGGCGCCTACACCGCGGCGATCCTCACGCTGCATCTCGGGTGGAATTTCTGGTTGGCGGCACTGGCAGGCGTGGTCATCTCGATCATCGTCTCGCTGTTCGTCGGCATCCCTGCGCTGCGCGTGCAGTCCCACTATCTCGCGATCGTGACCCTCGGACTCTCACTGGCTTTCACCAGCTTGGTGATCAACCTCCCGATCACGGGACAGGCAGAGGGACTCAGCGGCATCCCGTCTCCGGTCTTCTTCGGGGTCGACCTCGCCGACGACTATCTTTTCTACTACTTCGGACTCGCGATTCTCATCCTCGGCATCGCTTTTGCGGCGTTCATCGTCCACACGCGGCTGGGCCGGCGGATGCGAGCGATGCGCGACGATCATCTCGCTGCCGCCGCGATGGGAACCCGCGTACCGGTGCTGCGTATGATCGCATTCGCCTTCGGCGGCCTGTACGGTGGCGTGGCCGGCGGTCTGTATGCGGGGCTCATCCGCTTCGTCGCCCCCGAGTCGTTCAGTCTCGCCAACATGTTCCTGCTCCTGGCGATGGTGATCATCGGCGGACGGCATAGCTTGCCGGGAGTCGTCATCGGCGCGGTCGGGTTGATCTTCGTACGGTCGTGGCTCGCAGACTTCTCGATCTATGCGCAACTGGGCTACGGCGCGCTCGTGGTGATCTTCGTCGTCTTCCTGCCGACCGGTATCGCAGGCATCCCGGCTCGTCTCCACCAGCTGTGGAAGAGTCGTCGCCGGGCGAGCGACACCGCCGGTGGGATGGCTGTGGCCCCCTATGTGTCATATGCAGTGGATGCCCCGGATGCGGTGGCCCCGCCGCACGATGATGCTCCGGTGGTGCTCCAGGCGACCGATGTTGTGAAGTCGTTCAAGGGATTGAAGGCACTGGCCGGTGTCTCGTTGACGGTGCGCCGGGCAGAGATCCGGGGGCTTGTCGGGCCGAACGGGTCTGGTAAGACGACCCTGTTCAACGTGCTCAGCGGCATCCATCCGCCGACGTCGGGAACCGTCGAAGTGCTCGGCACCCGGTCGACGACCACACCCTCGTACCGGCTGTCGTTGCGCGGCGTCGCTCGTACGTTCCAGAATCTGCGCTTGTTCTCGCTGCTGTCGGTGCGTGAAAACGTCATGATGGGCGTGGACCGCACCAAGAGCCGGTGGAGTTGGCGGTACATCATCCGGCCGATCTCGGTGCTGCGCGCCGACGGTCGCATGCGACGAGAGGCCGATGAGATCCTCGAGCGGTACGGTCTGCTCTCCCTCGCCGACGCCGTGCCCTCCGAGCTGTCATACGGAGCCCAGCGTCGGGTGGAGATCGCCCGGGCAATGGCGACCAAGCCGAAGTTGCTGTTGCTCGACGAGCCCGCCGCAGGCTTGAACGGTGACGAGGTCAATCAGCTCAAGGCGATCGTCAACGACATCCGCGCGACGGGGGTCACCGTCATCATCATCGAACACAACATGGGACTGGTCATGTCGATGTGCGACCGAGTAACGGTGCTGTCGACCGGGAAAGTCATCGCCGACGGCCTGCCAGAGGATGTCGGGCAGTCGCCCGAGGTCATCGAGGCCTACCTGGGCGACGACGCGAAGCTGGAGAAGGAAATGCTCGACGCGACGAACGATCAGACGGAAGGAACGGGCCGATGA